Proteins encoded by one window of Chondromyces crocatus:
- a CDS encoding IgGFc-binding protein: MGCEFWPTVGPNPVWSVFDFGVGVVNVTDEEAFVKVTRGGHEVSTELLPPRSSRTLYLPWLPALKGDDWNSCTNMTPASQSHRAQNGAYHLISSRPVSVYQLSAVQPGPAAGPEGKDWSACPPADNMGCSGTPCFSYSNEASLLLPTSSLTGSYRITGYNGNILYNTAPYLTVTATEASTLVSIRLSSTGHIAVGNDILAAGPGGSISLTLQLGEVAQILGTPTSDFSGSLVSANKPVQVLAGLPCTMIPIEEFGCSHIEEVVLPAETFGRRYVVPVPVRPDGEPASHIVRLYGHVDDTKLTFTGITPPNAPSSLDAGDMVELGLVSDDFEVSGDHAFGISMFSLVRSELDPEDAPGGPTQSAVIPVEQYRARHSFFTPAGYDVVYANIVQPLGATVTIDGAPVHAVVTPINDDFGVARALLGAGQAGMHVVEASEPISIQVQGYGTRAGYQYPAGLRLEHLGAKD, encoded by the coding sequence ATGGGATGCGAATTCTGGCCGACGGTTGGGCCCAACCCGGTCTGGAGCGTCTTCGACTTCGGCGTGGGTGTCGTCAACGTGACGGACGAGGAAGCCTTCGTGAAGGTGACCCGTGGCGGACACGAGGTGAGCACCGAGCTGCTCCCGCCCCGCTCATCGCGCACCCTCTATCTGCCCTGGCTTCCAGCGCTCAAGGGCGATGACTGGAACTCGTGCACCAACATGACGCCAGCGAGCCAGAGCCACCGGGCGCAGAACGGGGCCTACCACCTGATCAGCTCCCGCCCCGTCAGCGTCTACCAGCTCAGCGCGGTCCAACCCGGCCCTGCCGCTGGCCCTGAAGGGAAGGACTGGAGCGCGTGCCCGCCAGCGGACAACATGGGCTGCTCCGGGACCCCTTGTTTCTCGTACTCGAACGAGGCGTCCCTGCTGCTCCCGACCAGCTCCCTCACCGGGAGCTACCGGATTACCGGCTACAACGGCAACATCCTCTACAACACGGCGCCCTACCTGACCGTCACTGCGACGGAGGCGAGCACCCTGGTCAGCATCCGCCTGTCCAGCACCGGCCACATCGCCGTTGGGAACGACATCCTCGCTGCGGGCCCTGGCGGATCCATCTCGCTCACGCTGCAGCTGGGCGAGGTGGCGCAGATCCTCGGGACGCCCACCTCCGACTTCAGCGGCAGCTTGGTGAGCGCAAACAAACCCGTACAGGTCCTCGCTGGCCTCCCGTGCACCATGATCCCCATCGAGGAGTTCGGCTGCAGCCACATCGAAGAGGTCGTCCTCCCCGCCGAGACCTTCGGTCGCCGCTACGTCGTCCCTGTCCCCGTCCGACCTGACGGAGAGCCTGCGAGCCACATCGTGCGCCTCTATGGCCATGTCGACGACACCAAGCTCACCTTCACCGGGATCACGCCCCCCAATGCTCCCTCTTCCCTCGATGCAGGAGACATGGTCGAGCTCGGGCTCGTCAGCGACGACTTCGAGGTGAGCGGCGACCACGCGTTCGGCATCTCCATGTTCTCGCTCGTGCGTTCGGAGCTGGACCCGGAAGACGCACCAGGAGGCCCGACGCAGAGCGCGGTGATCCCGGTGGAGCAGTACCGCGCACGCCACAGCTTCTTCACGCCGGCGGGGTACGACGTCGTCTACGCCAACATCGTGCAGCCCCTGGGGGCCACGGTGACCATCGACGGCGCTCCCGTGCACGCCGTCGTCACGCCGATCAACGACGACTTCGGCGTCGCGCGCGCCCTGCTCGGTGCCGGGCAAGCCGGCATGCACGTGGTGGAGGCCTCCGAACCGATCAGCATCCAGGTCCAGGGGTACGGTACACGCGCTGGCTACCAGTACCCCGCGGGGCTGCGTCTCGAGCACCTCGGCGCGAAGGACTGA
- a CDS encoding mevalonate kinase family protein, with product MIARAPGKLVLSGAYVVLEGAPSLVAAVDRYVIADTRRVGERLTEEVQAAQELGMLERVPWFDASALRAAVPGGGSRKLGLGSSAAILVASLAAARAARGEALEQGSLFDAALWAHRVAQGGGSGLDVAASVFGGVMRCTLRLGVPAAGGPGPRVEVAPHALPEGVVFTVLSSASEARTSAMLAQVRAFAAVDPAGHRSLLGEVARGAEAAIEARSVRALVEALERQARAFEVLGERAGAPIVTPAVRALRPVAAAEGAVALPSGAGGGDVTLLVGEEAPSRALLARAIELGLSPEPMRVGARGVQLDDGG from the coding sequence GTGATCGCGCGTGCGCCTGGAAAACTCGTGCTGTCGGGGGCTTATGTGGTGCTGGAAGGAGCGCCTTCGCTGGTGGCGGCCGTCGACCGGTACGTGATCGCGGACACGCGCCGCGTGGGGGAGCGGCTCACGGAGGAGGTGCAGGCAGCGCAGGAGCTGGGGATGCTCGAGAGGGTCCCCTGGTTCGATGCGAGCGCGCTCCGCGCGGCGGTGCCCGGGGGCGGGAGCCGCAAGCTGGGGCTCGGGTCGAGCGCGGCGATCCTGGTGGCGTCACTGGCAGCGGCGCGGGCGGCGCGGGGTGAGGCGCTCGAGCAGGGGTCGCTGTTCGACGCGGCGCTGTGGGCGCATCGGGTGGCGCAAGGGGGTGGGAGCGGGCTCGATGTGGCGGCGAGCGTGTTCGGTGGGGTGATGCGCTGCACGCTGCGGCTCGGTGTTCCCGCCGCAGGTGGGCCTGGGCCGCGGGTCGAGGTGGCGCCGCACGCGCTGCCCGAGGGGGTGGTGTTCACCGTGCTCTCCAGCGCGTCGGAGGCGCGCACGTCGGCGATGCTGGCGCAGGTGCGGGCGTTCGCGGCGGTGGATCCAGCAGGGCACAGGTCGCTGCTCGGCGAGGTGGCGCGGGGGGCGGAAGCGGCTATCGAGGCACGGAGTGTGCGGGCGCTGGTGGAAGCGCTGGAGCGTCAGGCGCGCGCGTTCGAGGTGCTGGGAGAGCGCGCGGGGGCACCGATCGTGACGCCCGCGGTCCGGGCGCTGCGTCCGGTGGCCGCGGCCGAAGGGGCTGTGGCGTTGCCGAGCGGGGCGGGCGGTGGTGACGTCACGCTGCTCGTGGGGGAAGAGGCGCCGTCACGCGCGCTCCTCGCTCGGGCGATCGAGCTGGGGTTGAGTCCGGAGCCGATGCGGGTGGGAGCGCGGGGCGTTCAGCTCGACGACGGAGGCTGA
- a CDS encoding NADH-quinone oxidoreductase subunit N: MIADAFLAAAPLLVVALGGCLLMVAEAFSKHGRDEQDSRSSGPSADLALGTTITLLAGAIFSAGVWFIGPDQLPGAKILAPYLILDRFSLFFSFILCIGGALSALLAGGYLPEHKLDRGEFYPLLIFSTMGAMMLASAGDLLSLFIGLETMSLGVYALAGFRRASPRSTEAALKYFLLGSFAAALLLYGGALIYGATGHTDLAGIRQAVTAPVTSESVLNPAVLLIGVALVIVGLAFKVSAVPFHMWTPDAYEGAPTPATTFMAVAVKSAAFATLVRVLLEAFGDPALASWGAGWPPIVAVMALVTMTVANLIAGRQESVKRMLAYSSIAHAGYVLVGVVSAIKLGGDAQASVLFYLLAYTVSTVGAFGALILCGSRGAEAVSYEDLSGLGRRHPAAAMAFAFFLLSLAGTPPTAGFFSKFYIVKSAIGAEHYVLAVVLVLNSVLSAYYYLRVLVFMYMREPVPGAPLARPMRSGYVNTALIVAAVVVLVLGVFPSTYLEIVAQSALASR; the protein is encoded by the coding sequence ATGATAGCTGATGCGTTCCTCGCGGCAGCCCCCCTGCTCGTGGTGGCCCTCGGGGGCTGCCTCCTCATGGTGGCCGAGGCGTTCTCCAAGCACGGCCGGGACGAGCAGGACTCGCGGAGCAGTGGCCCCAGCGCGGATCTCGCGCTGGGGACGACCATCACCCTGCTCGCGGGCGCCATCTTCTCCGCAGGCGTCTGGTTCATCGGGCCCGATCAGCTCCCGGGCGCGAAGATCCTCGCGCCTTACCTGATCCTCGATCGGTTCAGCCTGTTCTTCTCGTTCATCCTCTGCATCGGTGGAGCCCTGTCCGCGCTGCTCGCCGGGGGCTACCTGCCGGAGCACAAGCTCGACCGCGGAGAGTTCTACCCGCTGCTCATCTTCTCCACGATGGGCGCCATGATGCTTGCGTCGGCCGGGGATCTGCTCTCGCTCTTCATCGGGCTGGAGACCATGTCCCTCGGCGTCTACGCGCTCGCCGGCTTCCGCCGCGCGTCTCCGCGGAGCACCGAGGCTGCGCTGAAGTACTTCTTGCTCGGCTCGTTCGCGGCAGCGCTCCTCCTCTACGGCGGCGCCCTCATCTACGGCGCCACGGGACACACCGACCTTGCCGGCATCCGGCAGGCCGTGACGGCGCCCGTCACCTCGGAGAGCGTGTTGAACCCCGCCGTGCTGCTGATCGGCGTGGCGCTGGTCATCGTCGGCCTCGCGTTCAAGGTGAGCGCGGTGCCGTTCCACATGTGGACCCCGGACGCTTACGAAGGAGCGCCGACACCCGCCACGACCTTCATGGCCGTCGCGGTGAAGAGCGCCGCCTTCGCCACGCTCGTCCGCGTGCTCCTCGAGGCCTTCGGCGATCCGGCGCTCGCCTCCTGGGGAGCTGGCTGGCCGCCCATCGTGGCCGTGATGGCGCTGGTCACCATGACCGTCGCCAACCTCATCGCCGGGCGACAGGAGTCGGTGAAGCGCATGCTCGCCTACTCCAGCATCGCCCACGCCGGCTACGTGCTGGTGGGCGTCGTGTCGGCGATCAAGCTGGGGGGAGACGCTCAAGCGAGCGTGCTGTTCTACCTGCTCGCCTACACGGTCTCGACAGTGGGAGCCTTCGGGGCACTCATCCTCTGCGGCAGCCGTGGTGCCGAGGCCGTGAGCTACGAAGACCTGTCGGGCCTGGGTCGACGCCACCCCGCCGCGGCGATGGCCTTCGCCTTCTTCCTGCTCTCGCTCGCCGGGACCCCGCCGACGGCCGGCTTCTTCAGCAAGTTCTACATCGTGAAGTCGGCGATCGGCGCGGAGCACTACGTGCTGGCCGTGGTGCTGGTCCTGAACAGCGTGCTGTCGGCCTACTACTACCTGCGTGTGCTGGTCTTCATGTACATGCGTGAACCCGTCCCCGGCGCGCCGCTGGCTCGACCGATGCGCTCCGGTTACGTGAACACGGCACTCATCGTTGCGGCGGTGGTGGTGCTGGTGCTCGGCGTGTTCCCGTCGACGTACCTGGAGATCGTCGCTCAGTCGGCGCTTGCTTCCCGCTGA
- a CDS encoding hydroxymethylglutaryl-CoA reductase, degradative, translating into MSVSTSQLPGFRTMTLEQRLRCLAETLGREPGDFATALANAGLEEATANAMVENAIGVLGLPFGVALNFQVNGRDVLVPMATEEPSVIAAASHAAKRTRAGGGFEASVDRSIMAAQIEVHDVSEPEEALGRLREAQAELLGRANEVAKGLVERGGGATELEFRALGDGFLVVHVLVDCCDAMGANLLNGIAEALGPRVAELAGGTLGLRILSNYCDRRCVRVRARVPFEALGCSRAAGDVAAHGVASASRFAELDVYRAVTHNKGVMNGVDAVALATGNDTRAIEAAAHAYAARSGVYKPLATWRLAGGELVGELEMPLSVGVVGGALRAHRGARLALELIGTRSAGELAMVMGAAGLATNLAALRALSTEGIQRGHMSLHHRASTGRITP; encoded by the coding sequence ATGAGTGTCTCCACTTCCCAGCTCCCCGGTTTCCGCACGATGACCCTGGAGCAGCGTCTGCGCTGCCTGGCCGAGACCCTGGGGCGTGAGCCCGGCGATTTCGCGACGGCGCTCGCCAACGCGGGGCTGGAGGAGGCCACGGCGAACGCGATGGTGGAGAACGCCATCGGGGTGCTGGGGCTGCCGTTCGGGGTGGCGCTCAACTTCCAGGTGAACGGGCGCGATGTGCTGGTGCCGATGGCGACGGAGGAGCCGAGCGTGATCGCGGCGGCGTCGCACGCTGCAAAACGCACGCGGGCCGGCGGTGGGTTCGAGGCATCGGTGGATCGGTCGATCATGGCGGCGCAGATCGAGGTCCACGATGTGTCCGAGCCCGAGGAGGCGCTGGGGCGGCTGCGGGAGGCGCAAGCGGAGCTGCTGGGGCGGGCGAACGAGGTGGCGAAGGGGCTGGTGGAACGCGGGGGCGGGGCGACGGAGCTGGAGTTCCGCGCGCTGGGCGACGGGTTCCTGGTGGTGCACGTGCTGGTGGACTGCTGTGACGCGATGGGGGCGAATCTGCTGAACGGGATCGCCGAGGCGCTGGGGCCGCGGGTGGCAGAGCTCGCGGGGGGGACGCTGGGGCTGCGGATCCTGTCGAACTACTGCGATCGGCGCTGTGTGCGGGTCCGGGCGCGGGTGCCGTTCGAGGCCCTCGGGTGCAGCAGGGCCGCGGGGGATGTTGCGGCGCACGGGGTCGCGTCGGCGTCGCGCTTCGCCGAGCTGGATGTGTACCGGGCGGTGACCCACAACAAGGGGGTCATGAACGGGGTGGACGCGGTGGCGCTGGCGACCGGGAACGATACGCGGGCGATCGAGGCGGCAGCCCACGCGTACGCGGCGCGGAGTGGGGTCTACAAGCCGCTGGCGACGTGGCGGCTCGCGGGCGGGGAACTCGTGGGAGAGCTGGAGATGCCGCTGTCGGTGGGGGTCGTGGGCGGGGCGCTGCGGGCACACCGTGGGGCGCGGCTGGCGCTGGAGCTGATCGGGACGCGGTCGGCCGGGGAGCTGGCGATGGTGATGGGTGCAGCAGGACTGGCAACGAACCTGGCCGCGCTGCGCGCGCTGTCGACGGAGGGGATCCAGCGGGGTCACATGTCCCTCCATCACCGGGCGTCGACGGGTAGGATCACGCCGTGA
- a CDS encoding tetratricopeptide repeat protein gives MTGCSSRGPRSRSSWGSGLHCAIGVAGALVAVGCAAPTVTRSIGGELIEGRFISPYAYTLYAIGANAEARGEFSEALEAFSRAERADAGSAEIWTRIGALRCRLGGDAEAAFEKAMGRDARYEPLWRERARCAREGGRFAQALGFAEQAVALDPDQEEAWLLLVELLEKQGRGDEARRALRGWTVRHPRSVTGWVALSELARRQGDEVEATLAARRAAALSPRHAGGFAQELPGFAPLLQVDAALERGDLEEARRCARKARLSPAELSVRAAALGRTAEAHAQAELVLGADPASGSARIALAVASDLVGDEAGLREAWRGMPGAGEVLTPPSTLARLLFAELLARRVDGEAAKAWLGPVPEGSGDALTVGVAERVRRRLAGQGIRSAAGGS, from the coding sequence GTGACGGGTTGCTCCTCGCGCGGGCCACGGTCCAGGTCTTCCTGGGGAAGCGGGCTTCACTGCGCCATCGGCGTGGCAGGAGCGCTGGTCGCGGTGGGCTGCGCGGCGCCGACGGTGACCCGGTCGATCGGTGGGGAGCTGATCGAGGGGCGCTTCATCTCGCCGTACGCGTACACGCTCTATGCGATCGGGGCGAACGCCGAGGCGCGAGGGGAGTTCTCCGAGGCGCTCGAAGCGTTCAGTCGGGCGGAGCGCGCCGACGCGGGGAGCGCGGAGATCTGGACGCGGATCGGTGCGCTGCGGTGCCGTCTGGGGGGCGACGCCGAGGCTGCGTTCGAGAAGGCAATGGGGCGCGATGCGCGTTACGAGCCGCTGTGGCGAGAGCGGGCACGGTGCGCTCGGGAGGGGGGTCGGTTCGCGCAGGCGCTGGGGTTCGCGGAGCAGGCGGTGGCGCTCGATCCGGATCAGGAAGAAGCGTGGCTGCTGCTGGTGGAGCTGCTGGAGAAGCAGGGGCGCGGTGATGAGGCGCGGAGAGCGCTGAGGGGGTGGACCGTGCGGCACCCGCGCTCGGTGACGGGATGGGTCGCCCTGTCGGAGCTCGCGCGGAGGCAGGGGGACGAGGTGGAGGCGACGCTCGCGGCGCGACGGGCAGCGGCGCTGTCACCGCGTCATGCGGGCGGGTTCGCGCAGGAGCTGCCGGGGTTCGCGCCGCTGCTCCAGGTGGATGCGGCGCTGGAGCGCGGGGATCTGGAGGAGGCGCGGCGCTGCGCTCGCAAGGCGCGGCTGTCGCCTGCGGAGCTGTCGGTCCGCGCGGCGGCGCTGGGTCGGACCGCCGAGGCACACGCGCAGGCGGAGCTGGTGCTCGGGGCCGATCCGGCCAGCGGTTCGGCGCGGATTGCGCTGGCCGTGGCCTCGGATCTGGTCGGCGATGAAGCGGGACTCCGCGAGGCGTGGAGGGGGATGCCGGGAGCTGGAGAGGTCCTCACGCCCCCGTCGACGCTGGCGAGGTTGCTGTTCGCCGAGCTGCTCGCGCGTCGGGTGGACGGCGAGGCGGCGAAGGCGTGGCTGGGGCCGGTGCCCGAGGGGTCGGGGGATGCGCTGACGGTGGGTGTGGCGGAGCGGGTGCGACGGCGGCTTGCTGGGCAAGGCATCCGGAGCGCCGCCGGCGGAAGTTAG